Proteins encoded in a region of the Paenibacillus wynnii genome:
- a CDS encoding PfkB family carbohydrate kinase, whose product MLDVIAIGEVLIDFTPAGRSAGGNEQFECNPGGAPANVAAALSRLGSRTAMISKVGEDQFGSLLHRTLLSSGVDVSDVSFTNEANTTLAFVHLDDQGDRSFSFFRKPGADTFLHSKDVPLGRIETCKALHFGSLSMTHEPARTATRTAVLKAKEAGVLLSFDPNIRFALWESKEEARQNIYWCMNYADILKVSEEELSFITGTSDVEKGSLELQQQFEIALIVVTLAEKGCYYRVAGQDGYVPGFKVKAIDTTGAGDAFLGCLLHKVLENESSLHDLTSQQMSSMLTFANAGAALVTTRKGALGSMPTTDEINQMIEFESNKQFNADRFRPGLHFSPPSNWANDPNGLVYYEGSYHLFYQHHPFGSKWAPMHWGHAVSQDLVHWEHAPIALFPDEHGAIFSGCCVVDWNNSSGLFEDSHGLIAIFTHADIHPETRQPRQRQSLAYSSDKGQIWHKYDGNPVLAEDDLIDFRDPKVFWHPQSERWVMVIVAGDHARFYASTNLREWSLTGEFGKGEGSHEGVWECPDLFELPVDDTGNSKWVLIISIGDHPDCPEGSRTQYFIGEFDGNTFINDNPADHILWQDYGRDNYAGVTWSDIPEQDGRRVIIGWMSNWKYANETPTGSWRGAMTLPRVLSLTSEDESVVLTQMPVREIQQLRKGSVNWKEVTVTPETPFIKKMNEDLLEIEADIDIRSGEEVHIGLKSSGLSEIVIGYDPVQQWLFIDRSKSGVTDFHPSFACKHGAKMVAKNGKIKLQIWLDRNAVEVYANNGLVALTDQIFPDAPIEKVEVSTQSGQVVLDSLQIHTLKSIHIPDGVLEQK is encoded by the coding sequence GTGCTTGATGTTATCGCCATAGGAGAAGTATTGATAGACTTTACTCCGGCAGGGCGTTCAGCAGGGGGGAACGAGCAGTTTGAATGCAATCCGGGAGGAGCTCCTGCTAACGTAGCCGCTGCGCTATCCCGATTAGGATCCAGAACAGCAATGATCAGCAAGGTCGGGGAGGATCAATTCGGTTCTTTACTGCACCGAACACTGCTAAGCAGCGGTGTTGATGTATCTGATGTATCTTTCACAAATGAAGCGAATACAACGCTGGCTTTTGTCCATCTGGATGACCAGGGAGACAGATCGTTCAGTTTCTTCCGAAAGCCGGGAGCAGATACCTTCCTGCACTCGAAGGATGTTCCGCTGGGTCGGATTGAAACCTGCAAGGCTCTGCATTTTGGTTCATTGTCCATGACCCATGAACCGGCCCGTACCGCAACAAGGACGGCAGTTCTAAAAGCCAAGGAAGCAGGGGTGTTGCTCTCGTTTGACCCGAATATCCGATTTGCGTTATGGGAGAGTAAAGAGGAAGCCAGGCAAAATATTTATTGGTGCATGAATTACGCCGATATTCTGAAAGTTTCGGAAGAAGAACTTTCTTTTATAACAGGTACGAGCGACGTTGAAAAGGGCTCGCTTGAGCTCCAGCAACAATTTGAAATCGCGTTAATTGTCGTGACTTTAGCGGAAAAAGGCTGCTATTACCGTGTAGCAGGTCAGGATGGTTATGTGCCGGGGTTTAAGGTCAAGGCCATCGATACGACAGGTGCCGGCGATGCTTTTCTGGGCTGCCTGTTACATAAGGTACTGGAAAACGAAAGTTCTTTGCACGATCTAACTAGCCAGCAAATGAGCAGCATGCTGACCTTTGCCAATGCCGGTGCAGCGTTAGTAACAACACGGAAAGGGGCTCTTGGGTCTATGCCGACGACAGATGAGATTAACCAGATGATAGAGTTCGAGAGCAATAAACAGTTTAATGCCGATCGTTTCAGACCGGGGCTTCACTTTTCACCTCCCTCCAATTGGGCGAATGATCCGAACGGATTAGTCTACTATGAGGGGAGCTATCATCTTTTCTATCAACACCATCCTTTTGGTAGTAAATGGGCACCCATGCACTGGGGTCATGCTGTAAGTCAGGACCTTGTTCACTGGGAGCACGCGCCTATTGCTTTATTTCCGGATGAGCATGGGGCTATATTCTCCGGCTGCTGTGTAGTTGATTGGAATAATAGCAGCGGATTATTTGAAGATTCCCATGGACTCATCGCGATCTTTACGCATGCGGATATTCATCCGGAGACGAGACAACCGCGTCAGCGGCAGAGCTTGGCTTACAGCAGCGATAAAGGTCAAATCTGGCATAAGTATGACGGGAATCCTGTACTCGCCGAGGATGATCTGATAGACTTCCGGGACCCAAAGGTGTTCTGGCATCCGCAAAGCGAGCGGTGGGTTATGGTTATTGTTGCGGGAGATCACGCCAGGTTTTATGCTTCTACAAATTTGCGTGAATGGTCGCTGACTGGAGAATTCGGCAAAGGAGAAGGCTCACACGAAGGCGTTTGGGAGTGCCCCGATCTGTTTGAACTGCCGGTTGATGACACCGGAAACTCCAAATGGGTACTTATCATAAGTATCGGGGATCATCCGGACTGCCCGGAAGGATCGCGTACACAATATTTTATTGGTGAATTCGATGGAAATACGTTCATTAATGATAATCCAGCTGACCATATCCTATGGCAGGATTATGGCAGGGACAACTATGCGGGAGTTACCTGGTCGGATATTCCTGAACAGGATGGACGGCGCGTGATAATCGGGTGGATGAGTAACTGGAAGTATGCCAACGAGACGCCTACCGGTTCCTGGAGAGGTGCCATGACACTGCCCCGCGTCTTGTCACTGACCAGCGAAGACGAAAGTGTAGTGCTGACCCAAATGCCTGTCCGTGAAATACAACAGCTGCGCAAAGGATCAGTTAACTGGAAGGAAGTCACAGTTACACCTGAGACCCCCTTTATAAAGAAGATGAACGAAGATCTGCTGGAAATCGAAGCAGATATCGATATCCGGTCCGGTGAAGAGGTTCATATTGGGCTGAAATCCTCGGGGCTGAGTGAGATTGTTATCGGATATGACCCTGTTCAGCAATGGCTATTCATTGACCGATCGAAATCGGGTGTGACTGATTTCCACCCTTCGTTCGCATGTAAGCACGGTGCCAAAATGGTTGCAAAGAATGGAAAGATCAAGCTGCAGATATGGCTAGACCGCAATGCGGTTGAAGTGTATGCCAACAATGGCCTGGTTGCACTGACCGATCAAATTTTTCCTGATGCTCCAATTGAAAAAGTTGAAGTAAGCACGCAATCCGGGCAAGTTGTATTAGATTCGCTGCAGATCCATACTCTTAAATCTATCCATATTCCGGACGGTGTCTTAGAACAGAAATAA
- a CDS encoding GH32 C-terminal domain-containing protein — protein sequence MGHINVDQGLIMHWAFNEGTGASALESVSQVQDDIQSIYNQAEFTELSGPQWRQGVTGSGLLFDGYSTSIAHSVNEENTKGEQEFLSALSIGVWLAPRSYDLGHQGKLTAIVNRHNMERKQGYLLGMFRHGSWSFQVGLEGGNWKELWSPEGYELPKNEWSYVNAVFDGNQGEIKLYLNGSEIASSAVPRGSRLLEAVDMDLLIGKNNQSSLLVEVFSLQMFSGIIDELKFYKRALSAEEVAASYQHVLNSAYGGVHPQVQYDQIKLDRTPLLTDRHRPQYHVSPPAHWMNEPHAPIYFDGQYHLFYQHNPLGPFFYHIHWGHWVSKDLVHWRDLPVALAPEKDQLAPDGIWSGSATYDADGLPVLFFTAGNDSASPNQSVALARSTYSQDEDSDLVQWVKHPEPLIVQKKGMGVFGDFRDPFVWKDEDGWYALVGSGVEGGGGAALAFASEDMLNWTYKGPFFEADILKFPYLGPIWELPVFLPLGADKDGQHKHLLLVSPVGKGADVEVFYWIGELDRHNLLFIPDQAEPELIDVGDFHFTGPSGMVDPKTGRKIIFTIAQGDRTSELEYQSGWAHNGGLPLSVYLREDGRLGIEPIQELQSLRGTKLLSFRDKSLAEANLSLRDVQGDMLEIQVELEPCSATQLGIKVRCSPDGEEETLLYYDFNENMLLADRTKTTLHPGEKGRGVQGGKLELLGENLKLHIYLDRSMVEVYANSLKSLTTRVYPSRKDAVGLEFWGDGEPLVKSVEIWNIQSIW from the coding sequence ATGGGTCACATAAACGTCGATCAAGGACTGATAATGCACTGGGCCTTTAATGAAGGCACCGGAGCAAGCGCTTTGGAAAGCGTGTCCCAAGTCCAGGATGATATTCAGTCCATCTATAATCAAGCGGAGTTTACCGAACTCTCTGGTCCGCAGTGGAGACAGGGCGTAACGGGAAGCGGACTTCTGTTCGACGGTTACTCCACTTCTATTGCCCACTCGGTGAATGAAGAAAACACGAAAGGCGAGCAGGAATTCCTATCAGCACTAAGTATAGGAGTATGGTTGGCACCGCGTTCCTATGACTTAGGTCATCAAGGAAAGTTGACTGCTATTGTGAACCGCCACAATATGGAGCGTAAGCAAGGTTATCTTCTAGGCATGTTTCGGCACGGGTCTTGGTCCTTTCAGGTTGGGCTGGAAGGAGGAAACTGGAAGGAGCTTTGGTCTCCGGAAGGTTATGAACTGCCCAAGAATGAATGGTCATACGTGAACGCCGTGTTCGACGGGAATCAAGGTGAAATCAAGCTATATTTGAACGGCAGTGAAATAGCTTCTAGTGCCGTGCCTCGCGGTTCCCGATTACTTGAGGCAGTGGACATGGATCTTCTTATTGGCAAGAATAATCAGAGCAGCCTGTTGGTAGAAGTATTCAGCCTACAGATGTTCAGCGGTATCATCGATGAGCTGAAGTTCTATAAACGGGCCTTAAGTGCAGAGGAAGTGGCCGCTTCTTATCAGCATGTGCTAAATTCTGCATATGGGGGTGTCCATCCGCAAGTTCAATATGACCAGATCAAGCTGGACCGTACACCTCTGCTGACGGATCGGCACAGACCACAGTACCATGTGAGCCCACCTGCTCATTGGATGAACGAACCTCATGCACCGATCTATTTTGACGGGCAATATCACTTGTTCTATCAGCATAACCCGCTTGGACCGTTCTTTTATCATATCCATTGGGGACATTGGGTAAGTAAGGATCTGGTACATTGGCGTGATCTTCCAGTAGCCCTGGCACCTGAAAAGGATCAGCTTGCACCAGACGGAATCTGGTCGGGAAGCGCGACTTATGATGCAGACGGCTTGCCTGTCTTATTCTTTACGGCGGGAAATGACAGTGCTTCGCCGAATCAGAGTGTTGCACTTGCCCGAAGTACTTATTCCCAGGATGAAGACTCGGATTTGGTTCAATGGGTCAAACATCCGGAGCCGCTCATCGTACAGAAGAAAGGAATGGGGGTGTTCGGGGATTTCCGGGACCCGTTCGTATGGAAGGATGAGGACGGCTGGTATGCCTTGGTTGGGTCTGGAGTGGAAGGCGGAGGCGGAGCAGCGCTGGCATTTGCGTCAGAGGACATGCTGAACTGGACGTACAAAGGGCCATTCTTTGAAGCGGATATTCTGAAGTTCCCATATCTTGGACCTATCTGGGAGCTTCCTGTGTTTCTCCCTCTTGGTGCTGACAAAGATGGCCAACATAAACATCTCCTATTGGTCAGTCCAGTGGGAAAGGGAGCTGATGTCGAGGTATTCTATTGGATCGGGGAGCTTGATAGACACAATCTTTTATTTATTCCAGATCAAGCAGAGCCAGAACTGATTGACGTTGGTGATTTTCATTTTACTGGCCCAAGCGGAATGGTGGATCCAAAGACGGGCAGAAAAATTATATTTACAATAGCTCAAGGCGACCGGACATCTGAACTTGAATACCAATCGGGCTGGGCCCATAATGGCGGCTTGCCGCTTAGTGTATATCTGAGGGAGGACGGACGGCTGGGAATCGAGCCGATTCAGGAACTTCAGTCCCTGCGCGGTACTAAACTGCTGTCGTTTCGGGACAAGTCTTTGGCTGAGGCTAATCTATCGCTAAGGGATGTTCAAGGTGACATGCTTGAAATTCAAGTGGAACTGGAACCCTGCAGTGCAACACAACTTGGAATCAAAGTCCGGTGTTCACCGGATGGAGAAGAAGAAACATTGCTGTATTATGATTTTAATGAAAATATGCTCTTGGCAGACCGGACGAAAACGACTCTGCATCCGGGTGAAAAGGGTAGAGGGGTTCAAGGAGGGAAGCTGGAGCTGCTAGGAGAGAATCTGAAGCTTCACATCTATTTGGACCGCTCCATGGTTGAAGTCTATGCCAACAGTCTGAAAAGCCTTACGACCCGAGTATATCCAAGTCGTAAGGATGCTGTGGGGTTAGAGTTCTGGGGAGATGGAGAACCACTTGTTAAATCTGTGGAGATTTGGAATATACAGTCCATTTGGTAG
- a CDS encoding GH32 C-terminal domain-containing protein has product MRKAKGRKPWISKMVIGVIVLQLVAPGISVAAKPGSNVRETTLPKANIGLSVTDAVYQNPTEGLSSSVTDTVYQIENPGFENGDMSGWTVVRGQAFGENSVSDETTWWAEKIPYNQEGDYHLNGWKYDEAATGVLRSSIFELEGSGWISFKLGAAKNPDKVYVNIVEADTGQVIARYGNTAFADVGFPNPDQGLRLANMEQYKANLSDYLGKNLYVEIVDNATSDWGLIFADAFFMYHESEPAEGIIATDIKPDFKRYQVDNPSFETGDLTGWTVVEGEAFGSNSVSDETTWWAEDVPYNQEGAYHINGWKYAESATGVLRSSTFELGGTGWISFRLGGGKHTDQAYVSISDADTGNLIARYGNSEFNDSGFPDPEQGMRLANMQEYKADLSKYIGKRLYIEIIDHALSDWGVIFADAFHTFNEIVPEEGIMADNIIPTEIANRGFETGDFEGWVVEGDAFQVTDEGGAGKEGNFYAKSTKEGKGSITSSAFTLHGNGTISFTIVDIVHPEDAYVALYDAGTNDQLAKTGVVGSNENISWNIQKYFNKRLYIKVVDQSDQASISVDAFQANGTGIIFHMKFDEGAGKKALEEMQNLQHNVNYVFNNARYMASKDPRWTPRGVKGGALLFDGYSNYIEVNAKDTLQVSDALTIEAWVAPRSYEWGDGNKLSAIVNQSDQEKAEGFALGMYRHGSWSMQVGIGGQWIQVWVKDHPLEKYKWNYITATFDKGAGMIKLYLNGEEVASQATPLNVPITSSTASLLIGKNNKPVELAGLFSYNMFSGLIDEVKLQNKALTGQEILAEYESVKSLHSGAIPEIANGDIDEDPSVLDGDQHRPQYHAMPPQNWMNEAHAPIYYNGKYHLFYQHNPQGPYWHQIHWGHWVSDDMVHWENVRPALAPEAGTLDPDGAWSGSAAYDRDGKPVLFYTAGNDALSPNQRTGLVTPADLSDPKLEKWEKHPEPVTEQNGNGIHNEFRDPFVWYDKETDKWYQLVTSGLKDFSSGTALVYVSDDMYNWEYKGPLYVSDRSLYPELGTVWELPVLLPLGKDSKGKEKYIFMINPHEKPEHVPPANDVQRDVEVFYWIGTWDRDNFKFIPDQDTPSKMDVGDGYLTAESGMVTPDGRTVVYSMVQNVRTPQAEYQAGWAHNLALPVSLSLDEHDELRIEPIQELQSLRGAKLVDFADKKLQAANQLIQKVKGDMLEIVMEIEPGESQKFGLKVRRSDNGQEETLIYYDKTNGTFNVDRTKSSIDPDVRVDGIQGGYVDLDGENLKLHIFLDRSVVEAFANNKKKLTTRVYVGRYDSLGLQVWADNDITVKSMEVWNMNALTGEQAAPVDVPNNWDNSVHTDITDLPNHDFATGDLTGWTTEGDAFQDVHVTGAQFFWDTIYFNPSHKIPGGYHLWGFNEEAGGDSLTGMLKSQNFVLGGNGKINFLISGGRDIDKLYVALIRASDGKELFKETATNYEEYQRKIWDASLYIGQELYIKVVDQSTGGFGHINVDDFNVPVKVQNPANPSNPNGPVHPTTPPSKNSLSFEMKKGERQVLFPVTMAANDGKNALIVKNADVEVEVPAEVLKELQSKVTGSELDQAKISFEMEVLSSEQSKELLGLVGDKNQAVISATGEIYDFKLSIVRPDGTMLTLEKFSKPVTIRLSAKENSNQDLTGIYYIADDGRLEYMGGAFSDDKWTANVSHFSKFAVLTYDKSFEDVNASFWAHDVIKRMAAKQIVLGVSETAFAPKQEVSRAEFASLITRALGITATNLTAFKDVEPTKGYASSIAAAYEAGIVTGRSLDTFAPEETISREEMATMIYKAYLMHTGQNTAGNRLSNFKDAGTISGWAANAVAAIQELGLVSGRGNQLFMPHEHVNRAESAQIISLLLDKVNK; this is encoded by the coding sequence ATGAGAAAAGCTAAAGGTAGAAAACCTTGGATATCCAAAATGGTGATAGGGGTTATAGTTCTCCAGCTGGTTGCTCCCGGAATCTCGGTGGCAGCTAAGCCAGGTTCTAATGTTAGAGAAACGACCCTTCCAAAGGCAAATATAGGATTGTCCGTTACAGATGCGGTCTATCAGAATCCAACTGAAGGTTTGAGCTCATCCGTCACGGATACGGTCTACCAAATTGAGAACCCAGGTTTTGAAAATGGGGATATGTCTGGTTGGACAGTTGTCAGAGGTCAAGCTTTCGGTGAGAACAGCGTATCGGACGAAACCACTTGGTGGGCGGAAAAAATCCCGTATAACCAAGAGGGGGATTATCATCTAAACGGCTGGAAGTATGACGAGGCTGCTACAGGAGTACTACGGTCCAGCATTTTCGAACTCGAAGGCAGCGGTTGGATTAGCTTTAAACTCGGGGCTGCAAAAAATCCTGACAAGGTATATGTAAATATCGTAGAAGCGGATACGGGTCAAGTGATTGCTAGATATGGGAATACCGCATTTGCAGACGTAGGCTTTCCAAATCCCGACCAGGGCTTGCGGCTTGCCAATATGGAGCAATACAAGGCGAATCTATCCGATTATTTGGGCAAGAACCTATATGTGGAGATCGTAGATAATGCAACCTCAGACTGGGGACTGATTTTTGCAGATGCTTTCTTTATGTATCATGAATCCGAGCCTGCCGAAGGTATCATTGCCACGGATATCAAGCCGGATTTCAAGCGATACCAGGTAGATAATCCAAGCTTTGAAACAGGGGATCTGACCGGGTGGACCGTTGTGGAAGGTGAAGCGTTTGGTTCAAACAGCGTATCGGATGAAACTACCTGGTGGGCGGAAGATGTTCCTTACAATCAGGAAGGAGCCTATCATATAAATGGTTGGAAGTATGCCGAATCTGCGACAGGTGTGCTTCGTTCCAGCACCTTTGAATTAGGAGGAACAGGCTGGATTTCCTTCAGACTGGGCGGAGGCAAGCATACAGATCAGGCATATGTCAGCATCAGTGATGCGGATACGGGAAACTTAATTGCCAGATATGGCAACAGCGAATTTAACGATTCCGGGTTCCCTGACCCGGAACAGGGCATGAGACTCGCTAATATGCAAGAGTATAAAGCTGACCTGTCCAAGTATATCGGCAAGAGACTATATATAGAGATCATCGACCATGCACTCTCGGATTGGGGTGTGATATTTGCGGATGCCTTCCATACATTCAATGAAATTGTACCGGAAGAGGGTATTATGGCCGACAACATTATCCCGACCGAAATCGCGAATCGCGGCTTTGAGACTGGAGACTTTGAGGGCTGGGTGGTTGAGGGAGATGCTTTTCAAGTGACCGATGAAGGTGGTGCCGGAAAAGAAGGCAACTTCTATGCTAAGTCCACCAAGGAAGGGAAGGGCTCAATTACTTCCAGTGCCTTCACACTTCATGGAAATGGGACGATTAGCTTCACCATTGTAGACATCGTTCATCCGGAGGATGCCTATGTCGCATTATATGATGCTGGCACTAACGATCAGCTTGCAAAAACCGGGGTTGTCGGTTCCAATGAGAATATTTCCTGGAACATTCAAAAATATTTCAATAAGAGGCTTTATATCAAGGTTGTAGATCAATCCGATCAGGCTAGTATCTCCGTTGATGCTTTTCAAGCCAATGGAACGGGTATCATATTTCATATGAAATTTGATGAAGGCGCAGGAAAGAAGGCGCTTGAGGAAATGCAAAATCTTCAACATAATGTAAATTATGTGTTTAATAACGCCAGATATATGGCCTCCAAGGATCCGAGATGGACTCCGCGCGGAGTAAAAGGCGGCGCCCTGTTGTTTGATGGATACTCAAATTATATTGAGGTCAATGCAAAGGATACCCTTCAAGTAAGCGACGCGCTAACGATCGAAGCGTGGGTTGCTCCGCGCAGCTATGAATGGGGAGACGGCAATAAGCTGTCTGCAATTGTGAATCAATCCGATCAGGAAAAGGCTGAAGGATTCGCCCTAGGGATGTACCGGCACGGATCATGGTCCATGCAGGTTGGGATTGGCGGCCAGTGGATTCAGGTATGGGTTAAGGATCACCCGCTTGAGAAATACAAGTGGAATTATATAACGGCCACCTTCGACAAGGGAGCTGGAATGATTAAGCTGTACCTGAACGGTGAGGAAGTGGCTTCCCAAGCAACCCCCCTCAATGTTCCAATCACATCATCTACAGCAAGCCTGCTTATCGGGAAAAATAATAAACCCGTAGAACTGGCGGGCCTGTTCTCGTATAACATGTTCAGTGGACTTATCGATGAAGTGAAACTGCAGAATAAAGCGCTCACGGGTCAAGAGATCCTTGCTGAATATGAGAGTGTAAAGTCGCTTCACAGCGGCGCGATTCCGGAAATTGCAAATGGTGATATCGATGAAGACCCCAGTGTTCTCGACGGTGATCAGCATCGTCCGCAGTACCATGCGATGCCTCCGCAAAACTGGATGAATGAAGCGCATGCACCGATTTATTATAACGGCAAATATCATTTATTTTATCAGCATAACCCGCAGGGTCCATACTGGCATCAAATCCACTGGGGACATTGGGTGAGCGACGATATGGTACATTGGGAAAATGTGAGACCAGCGCTTGCACCTGAAGCGGGCACCCTCGATCCGGATGGTGCATGGTCTGGCAGCGCAGCGTATGACCGTGACGGAAAACCTGTTCTGTTCTACACCGCCGGCAATGACGCTCTATCGCCGAACCAAAGAACAGGGCTGGTAACTCCGGCCGATTTATCGGACCCTAAATTGGAGAAGTGGGAGAAACATCCTGAACCGGTTACAGAGCAGAATGGAAACGGTATTCATAACGAATTCAGGGACCCGTTTGTATGGTATGACAAAGAGACGGATAAGTGGTATCAGCTAGTAACATCCGGTCTTAAAGACTTCAGCAGCGGAACAGCATTGGTATACGTATCCGATGATATGTACAACTGGGAGTATAAGGGACCCTTATATGTCAGTGACAGAAGCCTTTACCCGGAGCTAGGCACGGTATGGGAATTGCCGGTACTGTTGCCGTTAGGTAAGGATAGCAAGGGCAAAGAAAAGTATATCTTCATGATCAATCCACATGAAAAGCCGGAGCATGTACCGCCAGCAAACGATGTGCAAAGAGATGTTGAGGTTTTTTACTGGATTGGAACCTGGGACAGGGATAACTTCAAGTTTATACCTGATCAAGACACCCCCTCCAAAATGGATGTGGGCGACGGATATTTAACTGCAGAGAGTGGTATGGTCACTCCCGATGGAAGAACGGTCGTTTATTCCATGGTGCAGAATGTAAGAACACCGCAGGCCGAATATCAAGCTGGATGGGCTCATAATTTAGCTCTGCCAGTTTCGTTAAGTCTGGATGAGCATGATGAATTGCGCATAGAACCGATTCAAGAATTGCAGAGTCTACGAGGTGCTAAATTGGTTGATTTTGCAGACAAAAAATTGCAGGCTGCCAATCAATTGATCCAGAAAGTCAAAGGCGACATGCTGGAGATTGTGATGGAGATCGAACCGGGCGAATCCCAAAAATTTGGTCTTAAAGTACGGCGCTCCGATAACGGCCAGGAGGAAACGCTGATTTACTATGACAAAACGAACGGAACTTTCAATGTGGACCGGACTAAGAGCAGCATAGATCCGGATGTGCGCGTGGATGGCATTCAAGGCGGATACGTGGATCTGGACGGAGAGAACCTAAAGCTCCATATTTTTCTGGATCGCTCGGTTGTTGAAGCTTTTGCCAATAACAAGAAAAAACTGACCACACGTGTGTACGTAGGAAGATACGATTCCTTGGGATTGCAGGTCTGGGCCGACAACGATATTACGGTCAAGTCGATGGAAGTATGGAATATGAATGCCTTGACGGGTGAACAGGCTGCTCCGGTCGATGTGCCTAACAACTGGGATAACTCCGTCCACACCGATATTACGGATCTGCCTAACCATGATTTTGCCACAGGCGACTTAACAGGCTGGACTACAGAAGGAGACGCTTTCCAAGATGTCCATGTGACCGGTGCCCAGTTTTTCTGGGACACGATCTACTTCAATCCGTCGCATAAAATTCCGGGCGGTTATCATTTGTGGGGCTTTAACGAAGAGGCCGGCGGTGACAGCTTGACTGGAATGCTGAAATCGCAGAATTTTGTCCTTGGCGGGAATGGTAAGATCAACTTCCTGATTAGTGGCGGGCGTGATATTGACAAGCTATATGTTGCGCTGATCCGGGCATCGGACGGTAAAGAACTATTTAAAGAGACAGCTACTAATTATGAGGAGTATCAAAGAAAGATTTGGGATGCTTCGCTGTATATCGGCCAGGAGCTTTATATCAAGGTGGTTGACCAATCCACAGGTGGTTTCGGACATATCAACGTCGATGATTTCAATGTACCGGTTAAGGTGCAAAATCCGGCGAATCCGTCTAACCCGAACGGTCCAGTTCATCCAACCACTCCTCCGAGTAAGAACAGCTTGTCATTCGAGATGAAAAAGGGAGAGCGGCAGGTGCTGTTCCCTGTGACTATGGCTGCAAATGACGGCAAGAATGCCCTGATAGTAAAAAATGCAGATGTGGAAGTCGAAGTTCCCGCAGAAGTACTAAAGGAACTACAATCGAAGGTCACGGGCAGTGAACTGGATCAAGCGAAGATCTCTTTTGAAATGGAAGTTTTATCTTCAGAGCAAAGCAAAGAACTGCTTGGGCTAGTCGGAGATAAGAATCAGGCAGTCATCTCTGCAACCGGAGAAATCTACGACTTCAAATTGTCTATTGTGAGGCCCGATGGAACGATGCTCACGCTTGAGAAATTCTCCAAACCCGTCACAATCAGGCTGAGTGCAAAGGAGAATTCCAACCAAGATCTGACGGGCATTTATTACATCGCAGATGACGGCAGACTGGAGTATATGGGCGGAGCCTTTTCAGACGATAAATGGACGGCGAATGTGAGTCATTTCAGTAAGTTTGCCGTCCTTACTTATGACAAATCCTTTGAAGATGTTAATGCTTCTTTTTGGGCCCATGACGTAATAAAAAGGATGGCTGCGAAACAAATTGTCTTAGGTGTAAGTGAAACGGCATTTGCACCGAAGCAAGAGGTGAGCAGGGCTGAATTTGCTTCCTTGATTACTCGTGCACTCGGAATAACAGCGACGAATTTAACTGCATTCAAGGATGTAGAACCCACGAAAGGGTACGCTTCTTCCATTGCCGCAGCATACGAAGCGGGAATTGTTACTGGAAGAAGCTTAGATACCTTTGCACCGGAGGAAACCATAAGCCGTGAAGAAATGGCGACCATGATTTACAAAGCATATCTGATGCATACAGGACAGAACACTGCCGGCAATCGCTTAAGTAATTTTAAGGATGCCGGTACGATTAGCGGCTGGGCTGCAAATGCGGTCGCTGCCATACAGGAGCTTGGCTTGGTCAGCGGCCGAGGGAACCAATTGTTCATGCCGCATGAACATGTAAACCGTGCAGAAAGTGCACAAATCATCTCGCTATTGCTTGACAAAGTCAATAAATAA